In one window of Pseudobdellovibrionaceae bacterium DNA:
- the ileS gene encoding isoleucine--tRNA ligase yields the protein MAADNTPNYKDTLNLPNTAFPMKGNLPQTEPERLKKWEDQNTYEKMLDRNAGRPKFVMPDGPPYANGNIHVGHVLNKVLKDIVIKYKNMQGYQAAFVPGWDCHGLPIELKVTKKLGPKRKELSDKQVRDLCRKEALHWVEQQRSQFQRLGVFADWENPYLTLNAEYEAAEVRVLAKILDNGILYRGEKPVYWCPALQTALAAAEVEYHDHTSPSIYVKFYLNAPESASLPGDKPVAFVIWTTTPWTLPANYAIALNGQFEYGVFDAGAEYLIVATDLKENVEKDTGLTLKLVQPLKGDSLEGLSAQHPFMDRESQIILGDHVTLEAGTGCVHTAPGHGLEDYVVGLKYQLPVHSPVDPAGRYTKDVPQYEGQSIWDANKTIVEDLKKSNHLLAHKDIVHSYPHNPRSKTPLIFRSTPQWFIRMDDKKFSLRNKALGYVDETIEFFPAWGKQRLQAMLSHAPDWCLSRQRIWGVPIPVFYCEKCDEALVSSKIMHRVADAMESSQKGIEAYHDEDIATFVGDEACASCGEKQFRRGMDILDVWFDSGVCHTAVQKQRTELDFPADIYLEGSDQHRGWFQTSLLSSVAAYDAPPFKALITHGFVNDAQGYKMSKSKGNVVDPADVFKKSGAEILRLWVAYEDYGQDVSAGPEIFTRVTETYRRIRNTLRFLLGNINDFDPVKDQVAFAEMPPLDQWALLRLNELIKTVTASYDNYDFYKVYHALNNYFTVELSATYLDIIKDRLYTWKADGRERRATQTVLHTMATTLSGLMAPILSFLAEETYEYIPGVDTSRSIFTTEFPKPRAEWQNNAVLEDFPEILEVRSEISKVLEDLRREKVIGSSLDAKVTLSAKPARFERLERYKQYLREIFIVSQLEIISAEKNHVEAQRVEGEKCVRCWHYSKELGKIDSLPGVCPKCVEALQ from the coding sequence GTGGCCGCCGACAACACCCCCAACTACAAAGACACCCTCAACCTTCCAAATACTGCCTTCCCCATGAAGGGCAATTTACCTCAGACAGAGCCTGAGCGACTAAAGAAATGGGAAGACCAAAACACCTATGAAAAAATGCTTGATCGAAATGCCGGGCGCCCGAAGTTTGTCATGCCCGATGGACCACCCTACGCCAATGGAAATATCCATGTGGGTCATGTGCTCAACAAGGTTCTTAAAGACATTGTTATTAAATACAAAAACATGCAGGGCTATCAGGCGGCTTTTGTACCCGGTTGGGACTGTCATGGCCTGCCCATTGAATTAAAAGTCACTAAAAAGCTCGGACCAAAGAGAAAAGAACTCTCCGACAAACAAGTACGAGATCTTTGTCGCAAGGAAGCCTTGCACTGGGTGGAGCAACAGCGATCGCAGTTTCAACGACTGGGAGTGTTTGCTGACTGGGAAAACCCCTATTTAACATTGAATGCCGAATACGAAGCCGCCGAGGTCCGCGTTTTGGCGAAAATTCTCGACAATGGAATTTTATATCGTGGCGAAAAGCCCGTTTACTGGTGCCCGGCTCTACAAACAGCCTTAGCTGCGGCCGAGGTGGAATACCATGACCACACAAGCCCATCCATTTATGTCAAATTTTATTTAAATGCTCCAGAGAGCGCCTCTTTGCCCGGGGATAAACCAGTGGCCTTTGTGATTTGGACAACCACTCCGTGGACCTTACCTGCCAACTATGCCATTGCTTTGAATGGACAGTTTGAATATGGCGTATTTGATGCGGGAGCGGAGTACCTCATAGTTGCCACGGATCTTAAAGAAAACGTGGAAAAAGACACCGGACTTACACTAAAACTTGTGCAACCTCTAAAGGGTGACTCCTTAGAGGGACTCTCAGCCCAACACCCGTTCATGGATAGAGAGTCACAAATCATTCTCGGCGATCACGTTACACTCGAAGCGGGAACCGGCTGTGTGCACACGGCGCCTGGGCATGGACTTGAAGACTATGTTGTGGGGTTGAAGTATCAGCTCCCCGTTCACAGTCCTGTAGATCCGGCCGGACGCTACACAAAAGATGTCCCACAATATGAGGGACAGTCCATTTGGGATGCCAACAAAACTATTGTGGAAGACTTAAAAAAATCAAACCACTTGTTGGCTCACAAAGACATTGTGCATAGCTATCCCCATAATCCACGCTCTAAAACGCCGCTTATTTTTCGCTCCACTCCCCAGTGGTTTATTCGTATGGACGATAAAAAGTTCAGCTTGCGAAATAAAGCACTAGGTTATGTAGATGAAACCATCGAGTTTTTTCCGGCGTGGGGAAAGCAACGGTTGCAAGCCATGCTCAGCCACGCTCCTGATTGGTGCTTGAGTCGACAAAGAATTTGGGGCGTACCGATTCCCGTTTTTTACTGTGAAAAATGTGATGAAGCTTTGGTCTCTTCCAAAATCATGCACCGAGTGGCCGATGCCATGGAGTCCTCGCAGAAAGGTATTGAGGCCTATCACGATGAAGACATTGCCACCTTTGTCGGCGATGAAGCTTGTGCTTCCTGCGGTGAAAAACAGTTTCGCCGAGGCATGGATATTCTTGACGTATGGTTTGACAGTGGCGTTTGCCACACAGCTGTGCAAAAACAACGAACGGAGTTGGATTTTCCAGCTGATATTTATCTTGAGGGCAGTGACCAACACCGTGGCTGGTTTCAGACGAGTTTACTCTCTTCGGTGGCGGCTTACGATGCCCCGCCTTTTAAAGCTTTAATCACGCATGGGTTTGTGAACGATGCTCAAGGCTATAAGATGAGCAAGAGTAAGGGCAACGTGGTTGACCCGGCGGATGTTTTTAAAAAATCAGGGGCAGAAATTCTTCGGCTTTGGGTGGCCTACGAAGACTACGGTCAAGATGTCAGTGCCGGCCCTGAGATTTTCACCCGCGTGACTGAAACCTATCGACGAATTCGAAACACTCTTCGCTTTCTCTTGGGCAACATCAACGATTTTGATCCTGTTAAAGATCAGGTGGCCTTTGCCGAAATGCCGCCCCTTGACCAATGGGCGCTGCTTCGACTGAATGAGCTTATAAAAACAGTGACAGCTTCCTATGACAACTACGACTTTTACAAGGTGTACCACGCACTCAACAATTATTTCACCGTTGAGCTCTCGGCCACCTATCTTGATATCATAAAAGATCGTCTTTACACATGGAAAGCTGATGGGCGAGAACGCCGTGCCACGCAAACTGTTTTGCATACCATGGCCACCACCCTTTCTGGTTTAATGGCGCCTATATTGAGTTTTCTTGCTGAAGAGACCTACGAATATATTCCAGGTGTGGATACCTCTCGAAGTATTTTCACTACGGAATTTCCAAAACCCAGAGCAGAGTGGCAGAACAATGCGGTGTTAGAAGATTTCCCGGAAATTCTGGAAGTCCGAAGTGAAATTTCAAAAGTCCTAGAGGATCTAAGGCGAGAGAAAGTGATCGGCTCTAGCCTGGACGCAAAAGTCACTTTATCGGCCAAACCTGCAAGGTTTGAGCGGCTCGAGCGCTACAAACAGTATTTGCGAGAGATTTTTATTGTCTCCCAGCTTGAAATTATCTCTGCTGAGAAAAATCATGTAGAAGCCCAGCGCGTCGAAGGAGAAAAATGCGTTCGTTGTTGGCATTATTCGAAAGAACTGGGTAAGATTGACTCATTACCGGGCGTTTGCCCTAAATGCGTCGAGGCTTTACAATGA
- a CDS encoding sigma-54-dependent Fis family transcriptional regulator: protein MLKVLVVDDDAGLRLSVKKALNGAGQFEVYEAFDGVNALEKIQSSDDYNMVLMDVDMPRMNGLQALQKIKEHDPSIIVIIMTAYARIDDAVKAVKEGAFDYVSKPIKGDELVDMVDQALRTHSLISDVALSSPVLTMESGRKIIGNTAQMKKMFHIINKLSKVQTPVLIRGASGTGKELVARAIHMNSAQRTGKFVAINCSAIPENLFESELFGHEKGAFTGADQRKIGKFQFAEGGTLFLDEVGDMPQLMQVKLLRVLQERVFTPVGSNREIETNVRIIAATNRPLEDMIQKNDFREDLYYRLNVMPIFLPPLKERKGDLDQLVGMFIKRFNDRHDKKITGLSPEALACFKKYDWPGNIRELENVIEHAFILEDSPQINLSSLPESFLSATGISPTAVNLKPSSAEDSDGDGDAATAPISGSETEDLVQIKTDNLDFNRHKEAFEREFIVKALKMFKGRINQTALHANIPKKTLLRKIEKYGIVARDYADQ, encoded by the coding sequence ATGTTAAAAGTTTTAGTCGTCGATGACGATGCTGGCCTTAGATTATCAGTAAAAAAAGCCCTTAATGGGGCTGGCCAGTTCGAGGTGTATGAGGCCTTTGATGGGGTTAACGCGCTAGAGAAAATTCAGTCCAGCGATGATTATAATATGGTGTTGATGGATGTGGATATGCCTCGCATGAATGGCTTGCAGGCACTTCAAAAAATCAAAGAACATGATCCGTCAATAATAGTCATAATCATGACGGCCTATGCCCGCATTGATGACGCGGTCAAGGCCGTTAAAGAAGGAGCCTTTGACTACGTTTCAAAGCCCATTAAGGGTGACGAGCTTGTGGACATGGTCGACCAGGCCCTCCGCACGCACAGTTTAATTTCTGACGTGGCCCTTTCTTCTCCTGTTTTAACTATGGAGTCTGGGCGAAAAATTATTGGTAACACGGCTCAGATGAAAAAAATGTTTCACATCATTAATAAACTTTCGAAAGTTCAAACTCCCGTACTCATTCGTGGAGCCTCGGGAACCGGGAAAGAACTCGTGGCCCGCGCCATTCATATGAACTCGGCACAGAGAACCGGAAAATTTGTAGCTATTAACTGCTCGGCCATACCAGAAAATTTGTTTGAAAGTGAACTGTTCGGCCATGAAAAGGGTGCTTTTACCGGTGCTGATCAACGTAAGATCGGTAAATTTCAATTTGCCGAAGGTGGCACCCTATTTTTGGATGAAGTGGGCGACATGCCTCAATTGATGCAAGTTAAACTGCTGCGTGTGTTGCAGGAGCGGGTCTTTACACCAGTAGGGTCAAACCGCGAAATAGAAACAAATGTGCGAATCATTGCGGCTACAAATCGTCCCTTAGAAGATATGATCCAAAAAAATGATTTTCGAGAAGATTTGTACTATCGCCTCAATGTCATGCCCATATTTTTGCCGCCCCTTAAGGAGCGCAAAGGTGATTTGGATCAATTAGTAGGGATGTTTATAAAACGATTTAATGATCGACATGATAAAAAAATCACTGGCCTATCCCCAGAGGCACTAGCTTGTTTTAAAAAGTATGATTGGCCCGGAAATATTCGTGAACTTGAAAACGTCATAGAACACGCTTTCATTTTAGAAGACAGTCCACAAATTAACTTAAGTTCGCTTCCTGAATCATTCTTGTCAGCGACGGGCATAAGCCCCACAGCTGTAAATCTTAAGCCATCCTCGGCAGAAGACAGCGACGGCGATGGTGACGCTGCAACGGCCCCTATTTCTGGAAGCGAAACCGAGGATCTGGTGCAGATAAAAACCGACAATTTGGACTTCAACCGCCACAAAGAAGCCTTTGAACGGGAATTTATTGTGAAGGCCCTTAAGATGTTTAAGGGTCGAATTAATCAAACCGCTCTGCATGCGAACATTCCAAAAAAGACACTGCTTAGAAAGATTGAAAAATATGGAATCGTGGCTCGTGATTACGCGGATCAATAA
- a CDS encoding CHASE2 domain-containing protein — MNKTLMSFVKTIKPWLPHALRVGLALGIAALLTQIRVDNIEALTYDFRVRLKPTSPVSGDVEIINIDQHTQRLLERIPDAKDHRKLLTKLFKAQPRAVVYVVDPSQIHGSDLELAELTTVAEEFSVYMAHPMLLEDELADQYRLPYPLDGFKVVSSPKTSDDRSFAYDGVTRRAIFSFLGEPVLNAALASSVNGLQPDDYGGLFKFKRTTQAYVDFRPTGTYRAASFLSVMNDEIPADRFRDKIVLIGRDTKAEANDYITTPFSRDVTAMSLAEYHANVLDTFILNRAPILPPAWVNFLVTALISLLTVMVVLMLRPAKGLLILGITLAIFIGVSHLLFASAGVWLGMTHPLIAIFVCYYFFIPYRLIIENRKSWEYYQKNALLTQVEELKSNFLQMMSHDLKTPIARIQGMAHMVMTDSQPVSDSQREALYTIQKSTDELNEFIGSILNLSRIESKEIRLQLKSKDINTLLKTIIEKLDYLAKKKNIGIITEFEPLFSIKVDEDLLRQVFTNLLENAIKYSPEESKILISTEEMGGQVLVQVADQGVGIPKEEQENIFMKFYRSKDAQISPIKGSGLGLYLSNYFVNLHHGTISVESEPQHGSTFTVSLPTDLS, encoded by the coding sequence ATGAATAAAACTTTAATGTCGTTTGTCAAAACCATAAAACCATGGCTGCCGCACGCTTTGCGTGTGGGCCTGGCTTTGGGAATTGCGGCGTTATTAACGCAAATTCGCGTAGATAACATCGAGGCGCTGACTTACGACTTTAGAGTTCGCCTTAAACCCACGTCACCCGTCTCTGGTGACGTTGAAATTATTAATATCGACCAACACACTCAGCGACTCCTAGAGCGAATTCCCGACGCCAAAGATCACAGAAAGCTGCTAACAAAACTTTTCAAAGCCCAGCCGCGGGCCGTGGTTTACGTCGTTGATCCCAGTCAAATTCACGGCAGTGATTTGGAGTTGGCAGAGTTAACAACTGTAGCTGAAGAGTTTTCTGTCTATATGGCCCATCCCATGTTGCTGGAGGATGAATTAGCCGACCAATACCGACTGCCGTACCCGCTCGATGGATTTAAAGTGGTGTCTTCCCCAAAAACAAGTGATGATCGAAGCTTTGCCTACGATGGCGTGACCCGCCGGGCGATTTTTTCATTTTTGGGTGAACCCGTGCTGAACGCCGCGCTGGCGTCGTCGGTAAATGGCTTGCAGCCCGATGACTACGGCGGACTATTTAAATTTAAGAGAACCACTCAGGCCTATGTGGATTTTCGCCCCACTGGAACCTATCGAGCCGCAAGCTTTCTCTCTGTGATGAATGATGAAATTCCCGCTGACCGATTTCGCGATAAAATTGTTCTGATTGGGCGAGACACTAAAGCAGAAGCTAACGATTATATTACTACTCCCTTTTCGCGTGATGTGACGGCCATGAGTCTGGCTGAATATCACGCCAACGTTCTTGACACATTCATTCTTAATCGAGCCCCTATTTTGCCGCCTGCGTGGGTTAATTTCTTAGTTACGGCCTTAATTTCTCTTCTCACCGTGATGGTGGTTTTAATGCTTCGACCGGCAAAGGGACTACTTATTCTCGGCATCACTCTGGCCATATTCATTGGCGTGTCGCACTTGTTATTTGCAAGCGCCGGCGTTTGGTTAGGTATGACCCACCCCCTGATTGCTATTTTTGTATGTTACTACTTTTTTATTCCTTACCGTTTGATTATAGAAAATAGAAAAAGCTGGGAGTACTACCAGAAGAATGCCTTACTCACACAAGTGGAAGAACTTAAGAGCAATTTTTTGCAGATGATGTCACATGACCTTAAAACACCCATCGCCCGCATACAGGGCATGGCCCATATGGTCATGACGGATTCCCAGCCCGTTAGCGACAGTCAGCGCGAAGCCCTTTACACCATTCAAAAATCCACCGATGAGTTGAACGAGTTTATTGGCTCTATACTTAACTTAAGCCGTATCGAAAGTAAGGAAATTCGCCTGCAGCTAAAAAGCAAGGACATCAACACTTTACTAAAAACAATTATTGAAAAACTCGACTACCTAGCAAAAAAGAAAAACATAGGAATCATTACTGAATTTGAGCCTCTATTTAGCATCAAAGTGGATGAGGATCTGTTAAGACAAGTGTTTACAAACCTGCTTGAAAATGCCATCAAATATAGCCCTGAAGAATCAAAAATATTGATTAGCACCGAAGAAATGGGGGGCCAAGTGTTAGTCCAAGTCGCTGACCAGGGAGTTGGAATTCCGAAAGAAGAACAAGAAAATATTTTTATGAAATTTTATAGAAGCAAAGATGCTCAGATTTCACCTATAAAAGGTTCAGGTCTTGGACTCTATTTGTCTAATTATTTTGTAAATTTGCACCACGGTACTATTTCTGTTGAAAGCGAGCCCCAGCATGGCTCAACATTTACCGTGTCATTGCCAACGGACTTATCTTAG
- a CDS encoding radical SAM protein encodes MEIRRYKNILAIQSEPHRIWGFHRLNLDVAELDQEAWQAMAAETNSEALNELDEWSQEIGNETEDLKTPKGIRAFSINIAQVCNLKCSYCGADGDGTYGARVPKADTTKVFRQLSRLLGDLPAHESFEIRFLGGEPLLYPKLIREISHFAQLLVAGRNIKLQFSIVTNGTLLSPENVELLAQLHCNVTISLDASAETNDKVRRLKTGGSSTQLILDGLKEIQKVRHRLRGLHVNSVFGSHNTDVLSSYQFLQPFQFDSMNLNYAASDEDETFSPRYVEGMRAVAEHAFAEEGLMGLVRIDQFKRPLSRLETKTRTHNYCGAGKSLLQTDTKGDLHVCNWFMNDAKDRVGVIDHIDQKALEHYSPSLIELNHCDSCWAKHLCGGGCMFVNRTKTGDKHGKDPHFCNRSRFLAATAIDYYLKTLTKGTNNEAC; translated from the coding sequence ATGGAAATTCGGCGATACAAAAACATTCTGGCCATTCAGTCAGAACCCCATCGTATTTGGGGGTTTCATCGCCTTAACTTGGACGTGGCTGAACTGGATCAAGAGGCTTGGCAAGCTATGGCTGCTGAAACCAACTCTGAAGCGCTAAATGAGCTCGATGAGTGGAGCCAAGAAATTGGCAACGAGACTGAGGATCTTAAGACTCCAAAAGGTATTCGGGCCTTTTCAATTAACATAGCACAAGTGTGCAACTTAAAGTGTAGCTATTGCGGTGCTGATGGTGACGGCACCTACGGCGCTCGAGTGCCGAAAGCTGATACAACCAAAGTCTTCCGTCAGCTCAGTCGACTTTTAGGCGACCTCCCCGCCCACGAGTCTTTTGAAATTCGATTTTTGGGCGGTGAGCCGCTACTCTATCCGAAACTGATTCGGGAAATCTCTCATTTTGCGCAACTCTTAGTGGCCGGACGAAATATCAAACTGCAATTTTCAATCGTCACCAACGGGACGCTGCTCTCTCCAGAAAATGTGGAGCTTTTAGCGCAGCTTCACTGTAACGTGACCATAAGCCTTGATGCATCTGCAGAAACCAATGATAAAGTTCGGCGGTTGAAAACAGGTGGCAGCTCCACCCAATTGATTCTTGACGGCCTTAAGGAAATTCAAAAGGTTCGCCATCGGCTTCGAGGCCTGCATGTAAATAGTGTTTTTGGATCTCACAACACCGACGTACTGAGTTCATACCAATTTTTGCAGCCCTTTCAGTTTGACAGTATGAATCTGAACTACGCGGCCTCCGATGAAGATGAGACCTTTAGCCCCCGCTATGTTGAAGGCATGCGGGCTGTGGCCGAACACGCTTTTGCTGAAGAGGGCCTCATGGGGCTGGTTCGCATTGATCAATTTAAAAGACCCTTATCCCGGCTTGAGACCAAAACCAGAACTCATAATTATTGTGGTGCTGGCAAGTCTCTATTGCAAACCGACACCAAGGGCGACTTGCACGTCTGCAACTGGTTTATGAACGACGCCAAAGATCGCGTGGGTGTGATTGACCATATTGACCAGAAGGCCCTTGAGCATTACTCGCCCTCGTTGATAGAACTCAATCACTGTGACAGCTGCTGGGCTAAACATTTGTGTGGCGGCGGATGTATGTTTGTCAACCGTACCAAAACTGGCGACAAACATGGTAAAGACCCCCACTTTTGCAATCGATCTCGATTTTTGGCAGCCACTGCCATTGATTATTATTTAAAGACCTTAACGAAAGGAACAAACAATGAAGCATGTTAA